From the genome of Cellvibrio japonicus Ueda107, one region includes:
- a CDS encoding methyl-accepting chemotaxis protein yields MDEAMHSSEAISEQVKEASILSQQLNNQGINITHMVTTIRSISEQTNLLALNAAIEAARAGESGRGFAVVADEVRSLAARTGQATVNITEIVTQNSDLIRKIGSQMEQIKNSSTSSLEVMSVVTSGIAEVERGVNHLAETINTLIS; encoded by the coding sequence ATGGATGAAGCCATGCACAGCTCGGAAGCCATTTCGGAACAAGTCAAGGAGGCCAGTATCCTGAGCCAGCAACTCAACAATCAGGGCATTAATATCACCCATATGGTCACTACCATTCGCTCCATCTCAGAGCAAACCAACCTGCTCGCACTTAATGCTGCTATTGAGGCTGCCCGTGCTGGTGAGTCTGGCAGAGGCTTCGCCGTGGTTGCCGATGAAGTCCGCTCCCTTGCAGCACGTACCGGCCAGGCAACCGTCAACATCACCGAAATTGTCACCCAAAACTCTGACCTTATCCGCAAGATTGGCTCACAAATGGAGCAAATCAAAAATTCCTCTACCAGCAGCCTGGAAGTCATGTCGGTAGTAACCTCGGGTATTGCTGAAGTGGAACGAGGTGTGAATCATCTGGCGGAAACCATCAATACGCTGATTTCCTGA
- the gltX gene encoding glutamate--tRNA ligase, translating to MSEIRTRIAPSPTGDPHVGTAYIALFNLCFARQHGGKFLLRIEDTDQTRSTPESEQAILDSLRWLGLEWDEGPDVGGPHGPYRQSERMDIYGKYALELVEKGHAFYCFATAEELDEMRREQQARGETPRYDGRGLTLTSAEVQSRLDAGEPYVIRMKIPEEGVCEIDDMLRGKIEIEWSQVDMQVLLKADGMPTYHLANVVDDHLMQITHVIRGEEWINSAPKHLKLYEYFGWRAPVLCHLPLLRNPDKSKLSKRKNPTSILYYKRMGYLPEAMLNYLGRMGWSMPDEREKFTLVEMQEHFDLLRVSLGGPIFDVEKLSWLNSLWIRENFTIEQLAQRLHDWALNKDMLLQALPHAQSRMTTLSDFAPLAGFLVSGMMPVTEASFASNKLPVEQQKEFLQFALWRLEALRTWERDTLFAELKTLAEQMGLKIKDAIAPVFVAIAGSTASFPVVDSMQIIGPDMSRARIRHAINALGGFGKNKQKDLEKVFAKLSEQGEEPAVNH from the coding sequence ATGTCCGAAATCCGCACCCGTATCGCTCCATCGCCCACGGGCGACCCCCATGTAGGTACCGCCTATATTGCGCTGTTCAACCTGTGTTTTGCCCGTCAACATGGCGGCAAATTCCTGTTGCGTATTGAGGACACCGACCAAACCCGCAGTACGCCCGAATCCGAGCAGGCGATTCTGGACAGCCTGCGCTGGTTGGGGTTGGAGTGGGACGAAGGCCCGGATGTGGGAGGCCCCCACGGCCCCTATCGCCAAAGCGAACGCATGGATATCTACGGCAAATACGCCCTGGAACTGGTGGAAAAAGGCCATGCGTTTTACTGTTTTGCCACTGCCGAAGAGCTGGATGAGATGCGTCGCGAACAACAGGCGCGCGGCGAAACGCCCAGGTATGACGGTCGCGGCTTAACACTCACCTCCGCCGAAGTCCAGTCCAGGCTGGATGCGGGCGAGCCCTATGTGATCCGCATGAAAATCCCGGAAGAGGGCGTGTGCGAAATCGACGATATGCTGCGCGGCAAGATTGAAATCGAATGGTCGCAAGTGGATATGCAAGTGCTGCTGAAGGCCGACGGTATGCCCACTTATCATTTGGCCAACGTGGTGGACGACCACCTGATGCAAATCACCCATGTGATTCGCGGTGAGGAGTGGATCAACTCCGCCCCCAAGCACTTGAAACTCTACGAATACTTCGGCTGGCGGGCACCGGTACTCTGCCATTTGCCACTGCTGCGCAATCCGGATAAATCCAAACTCAGCAAGCGCAAAAACCCCACCAGCATCCTGTATTACAAGCGCATGGGTTATTTACCCGAGGCCATGCTCAACTACCTGGGGCGCATGGGCTGGTCAATGCCCGATGAGCGCGAGAAGTTCACCCTGGTGGAAATGCAGGAGCACTTCGACCTGCTGCGCGTCTCCCTGGGCGGGCCGATTTTCGATGTGGAAAAACTCAGCTGGCTCAACAGCCTGTGGATTCGCGAAAATTTCACTATCGAGCAGTTGGCGCAACGCCTGCACGATTGGGCGCTCAATAAAGACATGTTGTTGCAGGCCTTGCCCCACGCCCAATCGCGCATGACCACCCTGAGCGATTTCGCGCCGCTTGCCGGCTTCCTCGTCAGCGGCATGATGCCTGTCACTGAAGCCAGTTTCGCCAGCAACAAACTGCCGGTAGAGCAGCAAAAAGAGTTCCTGCAATTTGCCCTCTGGCGCCTGGAGGCCCTGCGCACCTGGGAGCGCGACACACTGTTTGCAGAGCTGAAAACCCTGGCAGAGCAAATGGGGCTCAAGATCAAAGATGCCATAGCCCCTGTGTTTGTCGCCATCGCCGGCTCTACCGCCTCCTTCCCGGTCGTGGATTCCATGCAGATCATCGGCCCGGACATGAGCCGCGCCCGTATCCGCCACGCCATTAATGCCCTGGGGGGCTTCGGCAAAAACAAACAAAAGGACCTGGAAAAAGTCTTCGCCAAACTCAGCGAGCAGGGCGAGGAACCAGCGGTTAATCATTAA
- a CDS encoding PhoH family protein, with the protein MAKKSHARRNNHHMFNDDNYGSSRQRSSRKNQRSDDNIVEIKSRSHQVETAYSPPRSPQPLHAKNKSQQQYIDAIKNHMLTFGIGPAGTGKSYCAGALAAEALESGRIERIILTRPAVESGENLGFLPGDLDEKFSVYIDAFRDILNERLGAGTVDYCLRHGRIVAAPLAFMRGKTFNSKTFVILDEAQNTSPAQMKMFLTRIGEDCKVVINGDIKQSDIRGPNGLADAVERLGGLPNVYVHEFERDDIVRSGLVRDIIDRYELEE; encoded by the coding sequence ATGGCGAAAAAATCGCATGCCAGACGTAACAACCATCACATGTTCAACGACGATAACTACGGCTCCTCGCGACAAAGATCGTCTCGAAAGAATCAACGAAGTGATGACAACATCGTCGAAATAAAATCCCGCTCACACCAAGTCGAAACCGCTTACTCTCCTCCTCGCTCTCCCCAACCGCTCCACGCTAAAAACAAATCGCAACAGCAATACATTGACGCCATTAAAAATCACATGCTGACGTTTGGTATTGGCCCAGCCGGTACCGGCAAAAGTTATTGTGCGGGTGCACTGGCTGCCGAAGCGCTTGAGTCCGGTCGTATTGAGCGGATTATCCTGACTCGCCCTGCGGTTGAGTCGGGTGAAAACCTGGGTTTTTTGCCGGGAGACCTTGATGAAAAATTCTCGGTCTATATCGATGCCTTCCGCGATATCCTCAATGAGCGCCTGGGTGCAGGCACTGTTGACTATTGCTTGCGACATGGCCGCATTGTGGCTGCCCCCTTGGCCTTTATGCGTGGCAAGACCTTTAATAGCAAAACCTTTGTCATCCTCGATGAGGCGCAAAATACCAGTCCGGCACAGATGAAAATGTTCCTGACCCGTATCGGCGAGGACTGTAAGGTTGTGATTAACGGTGATATCAAACAGAGCGACATTCGCGGCCCCAATGGCCTGGCTGATGCAGTAGAGCGCCTGGGCGGTTTACCGAATGTTTATGTCCATGAGTTTGAGCGCGATGATATTGTCCGCAGTGGTTTAGTGCGCGATATTATCGACCGCTATGAACTGGAGGAATAA
- a CDS encoding putative RNA methyltransferase: MVYPSFVSPSIFRCPICSLPLTEATTQAVCANQHQFDRAREGYLNLLPVQHKHSKEPGDAKVQLQARRHFLQAGYFDGMLSHLFSRIHELLSDSDGGRLLDIGCGEGHFSLAMAKEFPACAIYGVDIAKSGVRMAARAAQVAGQAIRYAVASSYALPFEDASIDLVTRIYAPSKDEELRRVLNANGCLIVVVPGVNHLIGLRRRVYADIRDHKPPPTPSGFEYLGHSDYQAGLTVPAGSDTAALLAMTPFSWRMGSILRQQLERDGLEDRLHFELYSYRVCS, translated from the coding sequence ATGGTTTATCCCTCATTTGTATCGCCCAGTATTTTCCGCTGCCCAATTTGTAGCTTGCCTTTAACAGAAGCCACTACCCAGGCTGTTTGTGCTAACCAGCACCAGTTTGATCGCGCCCGCGAGGGGTATTTAAACCTATTGCCGGTGCAGCATAAGCATTCCAAAGAGCCGGGTGATGCCAAGGTACAGCTGCAGGCACGCAGGCATTTTTTGCAGGCTGGTTATTTCGATGGGATGTTATCCCACCTGTTTTCCCGGATACATGAACTGTTATCGGATTCAGATGGTGGTCGCTTACTGGATATAGGTTGTGGCGAAGGGCATTTTTCCCTGGCTATGGCAAAGGAGTTTCCTGCCTGTGCCATCTATGGTGTGGATATCGCCAAAAGTGGGGTGCGTATGGCCGCCCGTGCTGCCCAGGTCGCTGGTCAGGCGATTCGCTATGCTGTCGCCTCCAGTTATGCCTTGCCCTTTGAAGATGCCAGTATTGACCTGGTTACCCGCATTTATGCTCCCAGCAAAGATGAAGAATTGCGCCGGGTGCTCAACGCTAATGGCTGCCTGATTGTGGTGGTTCCTGGCGTTAATCACCTTATAGGGTTACGCCGTCGGGTATATGCCGATATCCGCGACCACAAGCCACCGCCCACACCATCCGGCTTTGAGTATCTGGGGCATAGTGATTATCAGGCAGGGTTAACGGTACCCGCCGGGTCAGATACTGCTGCGTTATTGGCGATGACACCGTTTTCCTGGCGCATGGGGTCGATATTGCGGCAGCAATTGGAACGGGATGGCCTGGAGGACAGGCTCCATTTTGAACTGTATAGCTATAGGGTATGCAGTTAA
- a CDS encoding DEAD/DEAH box helicase, which produces MSAFDDLIADTQLRKAIAEQGYEQPTEVQQAAIPRALEGKNLLVSSKTGSGKTAAFLLPCLQQILAQSAVNPRSTRLLILTPTRELARQIVKNAQSLLRFTSIKVGSICGGEELRYQKALLRKNPEIVVATPGRLAEHVAHKSTDFSGLEFLVLDEADRMLDMGLSEDVLKIVESCDAARQTLLFSATLEQKGLRHLIKQVITGEAEEIYIEDSSNQIEQQMVLADDDKHKERLAVALLNRAEYQKAIVFVNTKVRASQLDNILRYNQLRSTALHGDITQDDRKRVLEAFRQGKTRVLVATDVAARGLDIDGVDLVINLEMAHSGDEYLHRVGRTGRADQPGRAVSFVSASEWNLTKSIERYLKVSLQTIQIPGLEASYKGPDKLKKSGKAYGAKKKAADGKQDKKKGTTAGGAKKITEKVKVRERERKNIGKRRKPSGIGVDTAVIDGFAPPPKKVLPRLTPEADE; this is translated from the coding sequence ATGTCTGCCTTTGACGATCTGATTGCCGATACCCAATTGCGTAAGGCCATTGCTGAGCAGGGGTATGAGCAGCCTACCGAGGTACAACAGGCTGCTATCCCGCGCGCGCTGGAGGGTAAAAACCTCCTGGTCAGTTCAAAGACGGGCAGTGGGAAAACAGCGGCATTTTTGTTGCCTTGCCTGCAGCAGATACTGGCCCAGTCAGCGGTTAATCCACGCAGCACACGCTTGTTAATCCTCACTCCAACCCGTGAACTGGCCCGGCAGATTGTCAAAAATGCCCAGAGCTTGCTGCGTTTTACCTCCATCAAGGTGGGCAGTATCTGTGGGGGGGAAGAACTCCGGTATCAAAAGGCACTGCTGCGCAAGAACCCGGAAATTGTGGTGGCAACACCCGGTCGTCTTGCCGAGCATGTCGCGCACAAGTCCACGGATTTTTCCGGCCTTGAGTTTTTGGTACTCGACGAGGCAGATCGCATGCTCGATATGGGCTTAAGCGAGGATGTACTCAAAATTGTTGAGAGCTGTGATGCTGCCCGCCAGACATTGCTCTTCTCTGCCACCCTGGAGCAAAAAGGGCTGCGTCACCTGATTAAACAGGTCATCACGGGTGAAGCGGAAGAAATTTATATTGAGGACAGCTCCAACCAGATTGAGCAACAGATGGTGCTGGCCGATGACGACAAACACAAGGAGAGGCTGGCGGTCGCCTTGTTAAACCGGGCGGAATACCAAAAAGCGATTGTCTTTGTGAACACCAAGGTGCGTGCGTCGCAACTGGATAATATTCTGCGTTACAACCAGTTGCGTTCTACCGCACTGCATGGCGACATTACCCAGGATGATCGCAAGCGTGTGCTGGAAGCGTTCCGCCAAGGCAAAACCCGCGTTCTGGTGGCTACTGACGTGGCGGCCCGCGGCCTCGATATTGATGGTGTGGATCTGGTGATTAACCTGGAAATGGCCCATTCCGGGGATGAGTATCTGCACCGTGTCGGACGCACAGGCCGTGCTGACCAGCCAGGCAGGGCAGTGAGTTTTGTCTCGGCTTCCGAGTGGAACCTGACGAAAAGTATTGAGCGCTATTTGAAAGTTTCCCTGCAGACAATCCAGATCCCGGGGCTTGAGGCCAGTTATAAAGGGCCAGACAAGCTCAAGAAATCTGGCAAGGCCTATGGTGCGAAAAAGAAAGCAGCGGATGGGAAACAGGATAAAAAGAAAGGTACAACTGCAGGCGGGGCAAAAAAGATAACAGAAAAAGTGAAAGTGCGCGAGCGCGAGCGCAAAAATATTGGCAAGCGCCGCAAGCCAAGTGGGATTGGTGTTGATACTGCTGTTATAGATGGCTTTGCGCCACCACCGAAGAAAGTTCTGCCTCGCCTCACACCTGAGGCAGACGAATAA
- a CDS encoding mannan-binding lectin: MNNKFKGKAGLLLGMALMCAYGLGVSNSYAANEKYAKTDKLQTPAFNCTADSTWFTNPSMPTEVKQSGADGTSNFCDFYQFSWQAFAYLMASSKDAAGVRNYEDTTQFFELEIQANGSPANSCDDKHGEKTFFVRTMKPEDGGTAFLIPERIGQAGGGATIYDQNGNVVYYDVRFSKNMCDINSIKTQQNFPGGTTELKAAWKVLGPKDDKSRYITIDTQIGSDNKAVTLGMIGFHIAIATPDHPEFVWATFEHNVNVPDCVNPSSTTGWSFTSETCTTDLKNKDPLGIVQCRFNNPFAQSSLTGTPTEICREYPYGSAPGDLKYEENLGDITTLNANVQPYLTNEFAVLRNYFNLGALWLSDPTQSSIMGNQRGSLRLANSVMETDYQDVVISNNPSAFVSNCFGCHNYTGTSTPASGKNTTSGSLSHIFDDIVAGSKQCVDVQASALINSQSQAKQQCPSVCTNSSSFFSWNGQWTNQDAKTGQQLPMTVCGCCGT, from the coding sequence ATGAACAATAAATTCAAAGGAAAAGCAGGCTTACTCCTGGGTATGGCCTTGATGTGTGCCTATGGACTTGGGGTGAGCAATAGCTATGCAGCCAATGAAAAATATGCCAAAACAGATAAATTACAGACCCCGGCATTTAATTGTACCGCTGATTCGACCTGGTTTACGAATCCCAGTATGCCCACGGAAGTGAAGCAGAGTGGGGCGGATGGAACATCCAACTTTTGCGATTTTTATCAATTCTCCTGGCAGGCATTTGCCTATTTGATGGCGTCATCGAAAGATGCGGCAGGTGTTCGAAATTATGAAGATACCACCCAGTTTTTTGAGTTGGAGATTCAGGCGAATGGCTCTCCTGCCAACTCCTGTGACGATAAACATGGTGAAAAGACATTTTTTGTCCGTACCATGAAACCGGAGGATGGTGGTACGGCTTTTTTGATTCCCGAGCGGATTGGCCAAGCGGGTGGTGGGGCAACGATTTACGATCAAAATGGCAATGTCGTGTATTACGATGTGCGCTTCAGCAAAAATATGTGCGATATCAACAGTATAAAAACACAGCAAAACTTTCCGGGGGGGACAACAGAATTAAAAGCTGCCTGGAAGGTGTTGGGGCCAAAGGATGACAAGTCTCGCTATATCACGATTGATACCCAAATCGGCTCGGATAACAAGGCGGTTACGTTGGGGATGATTGGTTTCCATATCGCCATTGCAACCCCGGATCACCCGGAGTTCGTGTGGGCGACTTTTGAACACAATGTAAATGTGCCAGATTGCGTCAATCCTTCATCGACCACAGGTTGGTCATTCACCAGTGAGACCTGTACAACGGATCTGAAAAATAAGGATCCCCTGGGGATAGTGCAATGCCGTTTCAATAATCCTTTTGCGCAGTCATCGCTCACCGGAACACCGACGGAGATTTGTCGTGAGTATCCTTATGGCTCAGCGCCAGGGGATCTGAAATACGAAGAAAACCTGGGCGATATCACTACATTGAATGCGAATGTGCAGCCCTATCTAACCAACGAATTTGCGGTATTGCGCAATTACTTTAACCTGGGGGCGCTGTGGCTGAGTGATCCTACCCAGAGTTCCATTATGGGCAACCAGCGCGGTTCCCTGCGCCTGGCAAATTCGGTGATGGAAACAGATTATCAGGATGTGGTTATTAGCAATAATCCAAGTGCCTTTGTATCCAACTGCTTTGGTTGTCATAACTACACAGGTACCTCAACACCCGCGTCGGGCAAGAACACTACGTCTGGCAGTTTGAGCCATATCTTCGATGATATCGTGGCGGGTTCGAAGCAATGTGTGGATGTGCAAGCGTCGGCGCTGATCAATAGCCAATCCCAAGCGAAACAGCAGTGCCCGTCCGTGTGTACTAATTCATCATCATTCTTTAGCTGGAATGGCCAATGGACGAATCAGGATGCGAAAACAGGCCAGCAGCTGCCAATGACGGTTTGTGGCTGTTGTGGTACATAG
- a CDS encoding TolC family outer membrane protein produces MLPQAPAFLTSFMSWGTSIKTLSFMSATFLAVALPVQAQTARDAALQAIESNPDVQASWHEFASSIQDVKVARSGYLPSVDLGASAGRANRDYDGRGSYNTTQGEISLTQMLFDGFRTAGEVKYFDNARLVRYYELLNTVEVTALEAVRAYEDVVRTRELVALARANYSKHREVYTQIEERTHSGVGRRVDLEQVNGRLALAESNLLTEAANLHDVTARYLRVVGGLPGEALEPSSLADTNLPPDIRAALQLAYAGNPGFHAAIKNISAAQAKVTSERSGYYPQASLRARQVTNRNLSGFDERVDPDRFGDESAVELALTYNLYAGGANRAAVRRSLEQVNLAKDQRDQACQDLRQTTQIAYNDARRLREQLLSLEQHKLSSDKVRAAYYEQFNIGQRTLLDLLDAENEYFQASRALIIAQGGLEIAHARSLAAMGKLLVALGISRDGVGVLKDLKVNDSINISDSVCPDQAPTALGRDELITDVNNLSGDALFDVGSSVLKPGATQKLDALIAQIKNTPKVVGIRVEGHTDNTGTDALNIPLSKARAQRVRDYAVLNGLENIPVSVDGFGASRPVADNNTEAGRAANRRVEISITRQP; encoded by the coding sequence ATGCTTCCTCAAGCACCCGCTTTTCTTACGTCCTTTATGTCATGGGGTACCAGCATTAAAACCCTGTCTTTCATGAGTGCGACATTCCTGGCGGTGGCGCTTCCGGTTCAGGCGCAAACTGCGCGGGATGCGGCGCTCCAGGCGATTGAGTCAAATCCTGATGTACAAGCCAGCTGGCACGAGTTCGCCTCATCGATCCAGGATGTAAAAGTGGCTAGATCGGGTTATCTGCCATCCGTGGACCTGGGTGCAAGTGCCGGTCGGGCCAATCGCGATTACGATGGCCGGGGTTCCTATAACACTACACAGGGTGAAATCTCGCTGACACAAATGCTGTTTGATGGTTTTCGCACCGCTGGTGAGGTGAAATATTTCGATAATGCTCGCTTGGTGCGTTATTACGAGTTGTTGAATACTGTTGAAGTCACTGCGCTTGAGGCGGTGCGTGCCTATGAGGATGTGGTGCGCACCCGTGAGCTGGTGGCCCTGGCCCGTGCCAATTACAGTAAACACCGTGAGGTCTATACCCAAATCGAAGAGCGCACCCATTCAGGGGTAGGGCGTCGTGTTGACCTTGAGCAGGTTAATGGCCGCTTGGCGTTAGCAGAGTCCAATCTGTTAACCGAGGCCGCTAATCTCCATGATGTAACCGCGCGCTATCTGCGTGTTGTGGGTGGATTACCGGGTGAAGCACTTGAGCCCTCTTCCCTGGCTGACACAAATTTACCGCCTGATATCCGTGCGGCCCTGCAATTGGCCTATGCGGGCAATCCCGGTTTCCATGCGGCGATTAAAAATATCAGTGCGGCCCAGGCGAAGGTGACATCCGAGCGCTCTGGCTATTATCCGCAGGCATCGCTGCGTGCACGCCAGGTGACTAACCGTAACCTGAGTGGTTTTGACGAGCGCGTTGATCCCGATCGCTTTGGTGATGAGAGCGCTGTGGAGTTAGCGCTTACCTATAACCTGTATGCCGGTGGTGCCAATCGCGCTGCTGTGCGCCGCTCGCTGGAGCAGGTGAATCTTGCGAAAGACCAGCGCGACCAGGCTTGCCAGGACTTGCGCCAGACAACACAAATTGCTTACAACGACGCCCGTCGCTTGCGTGAACAATTGCTTTCCCTGGAGCAACATAAATTGTCCAGTGACAAAGTCCGCGCAGCCTATTATGAGCAATTCAATATTGGCCAGCGCACCCTGCTGGATTTGTTGGATGCTGAAAATGAATACTTCCAGGCCAGTCGCGCGCTGATTATCGCCCAGGGCGGGCTGGAAATAGCACATGCCCGCTCGCTGGCAGCTATGGGTAAATTGTTAGTGGCCCTGGGCATTTCCCGCGATGGTGTTGGTGTACTCAAGGATCTCAAGGTCAATGATTCTATTAATATCAGTGATTCTGTTTGCCCCGACCAGGCTCCTACCGCTTTGGGGCGCGATGAGTTGATTACCGATGTGAACAACCTGAGTGGCGATGCCCTGTTTGATGTTGGCAGTTCCGTATTGAAGCCGGGCGCCACCCAAAAGTTGGATGCGCTGATTGCACAAATTAAAAATACACCCAAAGTAGTTGGTATTCGTGTGGAGGGACATACGGATAACACTGGCACAGATGCGCTCAATATTCCGCTGTCCAAAGCGCGCGCTCAGCGGGTGCGCGATTATGCAGTGCTCAACGGCCTTGAAAATATTCCTGTTTCTGTCGATGGCTTTGGAGCCAGTCGCCCGGTTGCCGATAACAATACCGAGGCTGGACGTGCTGCCAATCGCCGGGTGGAAATCAGCATAACCCGTCAACCATAA
- a CDS encoding tRNA dihydrouridine synthase, whose translation MRIMLAPMEGVVEHHVRDILTRLGGLDGCVTEFIRVTDQKLPYKVFYKYAQELENHCQTPNGTPVKVQLLGSKPEPMALNAQELVRYGAKAIDLNFGCPAKTVNSHEGGACLLRTPDRVYSIIKAVRDAVPRAIPVSAKIRLGFEDRTSYMENAQAVEAAGADELTVHARSKADGYKPPAYWHYIADIKAALKIPVIANGEIWSVEDYLRCREQSQCADVMLGRGLLSCPDLARQIKAYLAGEEYRPLTWGEVCQILFDYYRLTTPLYETRNCGNRVKQWLMYLSRQYPEANVFFEAVKRKTTPADIEACFIQAMDVAAAA comes from the coding sequence ATGAGAATCATGCTGGCCCCAATGGAGGGCGTTGTTGAACACCATGTACGCGACATACTGACCCGCCTTGGCGGGCTGGATGGCTGTGTGACCGAGTTTATCCGCGTCACCGACCAAAAGCTGCCCTATAAGGTGTTCTACAAATATGCCCAGGAGCTGGAAAACCATTGCCAAACCCCCAATGGAACCCCGGTCAAGGTACAGTTGCTCGGCAGCAAACCTGAGCCCATGGCCCTTAATGCGCAGGAGCTGGTGCGCTATGGCGCCAAAGCCATAGACCTGAATTTCGGTTGTCCGGCCAAAACCGTCAACTCCCACGAAGGTGGCGCCTGCCTGTTACGCACCCCGGACAGGGTGTACAGCATTATCAAAGCCGTACGCGACGCTGTCCCGCGCGCTATTCCCGTATCCGCCAAAATCCGCCTGGGCTTTGAGGATCGCACGTCCTACATGGAAAACGCCCAGGCAGTCGAAGCCGCTGGCGCCGATGAGCTCACAGTCCATGCGCGCTCCAAAGCGGATGGCTACAAGCCGCCTGCCTATTGGCATTACATCGCCGATATCAAGGCTGCCTTGAAAATCCCGGTTATCGCCAACGGTGAAATCTGGTCTGTGGAGGATTACCTGCGCTGCCGCGAGCAATCCCAGTGCGCGGATGTGATGCTCGGCCGGGGCCTGCTCTCCTGCCCTGATCTGGCACGGCAGATCAAAGCCTATTTGGCGGGGGAGGAATACCGTCCGTTAACTTGGGGCGAGGTCTGCCAAATCCTGTTTGATTATTACCGGCTGACGACACCGCTTTATGAAACCCGCAATTGCGGCAATCGTGTGAAACAGTGGCTGATGTATCTCAGCCGCCAATACCCTGAAGCGAACGTCTTTTTTGAGGCCGTGAAACGTAAAACGACGCCAGCCGATATAGAGGCCTGCTTTATCCAGGCTATGGATGTGGCCGCTGCGGCATAA
- a CDS encoding HDOD domain-containing protein, producing MELQTLLDHAQKLPSIPEVVRELIEKFDDDQVNTEEIVERISADQVLTAKLLRVANSPFYGGNRNLFSVRDAVFFLGFNAVRTLVLAAGVTGAFRPPASFDLRGFWKLSFSVAAACKTLAVYSRDNVDTAFTCGLIHNIGELLVQIILPGKGALLAKQARHAPLEFGRECEVLGFTYAELGAALARRWNFPEAMAQAIEQQNDPLAARSFSRVAGLIHLALYRVAYAGESQLPPVFPIALALRLDIDLEHILEPVSAVEQQVDELAHLLD from the coding sequence GTGGAGCTCCAGACCCTGCTTGATCACGCCCAAAAGTTACCCAGTATTCCCGAGGTGGTGCGTGAGTTGATTGAAAAGTTTGACGATGATCAGGTAAATACGGAGGAGATTGTCGAGCGGATCTCGGCAGACCAGGTACTAACCGCCAAGCTGCTGCGCGTTGCCAATTCCCCTTTTTATGGTGGTAATCGCAACCTGTTTTCGGTGCGTGATGCAGTGTTTTTCCTGGGGTTTAATGCCGTGCGAACACTGGTGTTGGCTGCCGGGGTGACAGGTGCTTTTCGTCCGCCAGCATCCTTTGATTTACGTGGCTTTTGGAAACTCAGCTTTTCTGTTGCGGCGGCTTGCAAGACCCTGGCGGTTTACTCCCGTGATAACGTCGATACAGCTTTCACCTGTGGCCTGATCCATAACATAGGTGAGTTGCTGGTACAGATTATCCTGCCAGGTAAGGGGGCGTTGCTTGCCAAACAGGCCCGACATGCACCGTTGGAATTTGGGCGCGAGTGCGAGGTGCTGGGGTTTACCTATGCTGAATTGGGAGCTGCCCTGGCGCGTCGCTGGAATTTTCCTGAAGCCATGGCCCAGGCAATTGAACAACAGAATGATCCTTTAGCGGCACGCTCATTCTCGCGAGTGGCGGGATTGATCCACCTGGCGCTGTATCGTGTCGCCTATGCCGGTGAGAGCCAGTTGCCGCCGGTATTTCCCATCGCATTGGCGCTGCGCCTGGATATTGATCTGGAGCATATCCTGGAGCCGGTCAGTGCTGTTGAGCAGCAGGTGGATGAACTTGCCCACCTGCTGGACTAG
- a CDS encoding DUF2956 domain-containing protein has protein sequence MTKPVTPAPKSKQKKEARDLRADALKIARSIKIEGQTPAETKAIANGIQRGMELFLRQQSEKARDLDKRVKKVKKLENELTQPKADELVEISSIRYSSRLPWMLLVISWVFFVVAVAGKFLL, from the coding sequence ATGACCAAACCAGTAACGCCTGCACCCAAAAGTAAGCAGAAAAAAGAAGCTCGCGACCTCCGTGCTGACGCCTTAAAAATCGCTCGCAGTATCAAAATAGAAGGCCAAACCCCGGCCGAAACCAAAGCTATTGCTAATGGGATACAACGCGGCATGGAATTATTTTTACGGCAGCAAAGTGAAAAAGCGCGGGATTTGGATAAACGGGTAAAAAAGGTGAAAAAGCTGGAGAATGAATTAACCCAACCCAAAGCAGACGAGTTGGTGGAAATTTCAAGCATTCGATATTCATCACGCCTGCCGTGGATGTTATTGGTTATTTCCTGGGTGTTTTTTGTAGTGGCAGTAGCGGGAAAATTTTTATTGTAG